The following proteins come from a genomic window of Sorghum bicolor cultivar BTx623 chromosome 3, Sorghum_bicolor_NCBIv3, whole genome shotgun sequence:
- the LOC8061817 gene encoding protein RADIALIS-like 3 encodes MSGSRNSSRNVNIDSNWSKKENKLFEEALACYGEGTPDRWHKVARAMGGIKTADEVRRHYEILNDDVTLIESGGVPFPNYNTQGAWN; translated from the coding sequence ATGTCTGGGTCCAGGAACTCTTCCCGCAACGTTAACATTGATTCCAACTGGAGcaaaaaggagaacaagctgttcgAGGAGGCCCTAGCCTGCTATGGTGAGGGCACACCTGACCGCTGGCACAAGGTGGCCCGTGCCATGGGTGGCATCAAGACAGCCGATGAAGTTCGCCGCCATTATGAGATCCTTAATGATGATGTCACGCTCATTGAATCCGGCGGAGTTCCATTCCCCAACTACAACACACAGGGAGCTTGGAACTAA